The Amycolatopsis methanolica 239 nucleotide sequence TCGCGTGGAAAAAGTTCTTGAAGTTGACGCAACGTCAAGCTCTACCGTGGTTTTCACGGGCGAGGATGGAGACGAGATGGACGAACCGCTGTCGATCGTCCAGGTGTCCAAGGCCTCCGGGGTGACCTCCCGGACCCTGCGGCACTACGACGACATCGGCCTGCTGCCACCGGCCTTCGCCGACACCAGCGGGAGGCGCTACTACCAGCGGGAACAGCTCATCCGGCTGCAGCAGATCCTGCTGCTGCGGGAGCTGGGACTCGGCCTGGACACGATCGCCGAGGTCCTCGACGGGTCCGTGTCCAGGGCCGAGGCCCTGCGGCTGCACCGGAAATGGCTGCTGGCGGAGCGCGATCGGCTGGACCGGCTCGCCGACACCGTCGCCCGGACCATCGAAGAACTGGAAGGAGGGGAACACATGTCCGCCAAGGAACTGTTCGAGGGGTTTTCGCCGCACTCGGAGAAGGCGAAGTGGCTGGCAGAGGAAGCGGTGGAACGGTGGGGTGAGGACGCCGTGCAGTCGCACGAGCGGAGCAAGCGCTGGTCGGACGAGAAGTGGGACGCCGTCAAGCGGCAGGGCGCTGAGGCGGCCGAGCGGCTGGCCGAGCTGCTCCGGGAGGGTGTCCCGGCCGACGACGAGCGCGCGCTCGACGCGGTCGCGGCCCACCGCGCCTGGCTGGAGAGCTTCTGGACGCCGGACGCCGAGTCCTACACCGGCCTCGGCCGGCTGTACAGCGACGACGAACGCTTCCGCGGGGTTTACGAGGCGATCCACCCCGGGCTCGCCGAGTACCTGCGTGACGCGATGGCCGCGTACGCCCGCGCCCGGATGAGCTAGCGGGGCGCGGCGGTCACCTGCACCGTGAGCTGCTGGCACACCGGGGCGTGCGCGATCGCGGTGGCCAGCTCGGGCACGGTGTCGAAGCGGTTCAGCAGGTCGAGGCGGGACACCTCGTCCAGCGGGCCGTGCGCCTGCCCGAGCGTGGCCTCGTCGATGTCGCTGGCGTCCGTGGAATCGAGCCGCTGCCGGACGGCGGAGGCGCGGTCGCGCACGCCCTGGAAGTCGGCCACGGCCTGGGCCCGCACCTGGTCGCCACCTGGCACCGGGGACGGTGGCAGTTTGCCGAGCCCGTCCAGCGCGCGGTCCAGTCCGCCGATCACCGACCCGAGCAGTTCGCTCGACGTGCGCACGGCGCGGTGCGGGCTGCTCGGGTCCACGCTCGGCATCGTCGCCAGGCCCTGGACCAGCGAGCCGACGGCGACGCAGTAGTCGTCGGCCCACCGCGCGGCGGCGTCCTGCTGCCGGACCTGTTCCTGCGACAGGCCGGGGCCGCCCGGCTCGACGGTTCTCGCGGGCTGCTGGCCGCATCCGGAGAGGCCCACGCAGAGCCCGGTCAGCACCACCAGAAACAGCGACTTCCCGGGCCGCACCCACACACCTCCAGCTGCCGACGTGAGCTCTTTCCCGACGGTACCGAGACGATTGCGGATCACAACCGCCGGGCATGGAAAAGGCCGGGCCCGTCACGCTCCGTGCGCGACGAACCCGGCCTTCCGGACGTGTCAGGCGGTCTTCGCCGGGGTGGCGTCCTCGCTCGGCGTCTCCGTCATGACGCTCGCGCGCCGCTTCGACACCACGATCGCGGCGATGATGATCGCCACCGCGACCAGCGAAATCGCGATCCGCACGCCCGCGGAGGCGTCCGGCCCGATCGAGAACTGCACGACGGCGGGCGCGATCAGCACCGAGACCAGGTTCATCACCTTGATCAGCGGGTTGATCGCCGGGCCCGCGGTGTCCTTGAACGGGTCGCCGACGGTGTCGCCGATGACCGTCGCGGCGTGCGCCTCGGAGCCCTTGCCACCGTGGTGGCCGTCCTCGACCAGCTTCTTCGCGTTGTCCCAGGCGCCACCGGAGTTGGCCAGAAAGATCGCCATCAGGGTGCCGGTCGCGATCGCCCCCGCCAGGTAACCGGCCAGCGCGCCGGTGCCGAGGCCGAAGCCGACGGCGATCGGGGCGAACACCGCGAGCAGACCCGGGGTGGCCAGCTCACGCAGCGAGTCGCGGGTGACGATGTCCACGACCTTGCCGTACTCGGGCCGCGTGGTGCCCTCCATGATCCCCGGAATGTCCCGGAACTGGCGGCGCACCTCGTACACCACCGCGCCCGCGGCGCGGGACACGGCGTTGACCGCGAGACCGGAGAACAGGAAGACCACCGCGGCGCCGATGATCACGCCGACCAGCGTGTTCGGGCTGACGATGGTGTCCACGAACGACTTCACGCCCGCCGCGGACTCGCCGATGTCGGCCAGCGCCTTGGAGATCGAGTCCTGGTACGAACCGAACAGCGCGGTCGCCGCCAGCACGGCGGTCGCGATCGCGATGCCCTTGGTGATCGCCTTGGTGGTGTTGCCGACCGCGTCCAGCTCGGTCAGGATCTGCGCCGCGTTCTCGTCGACCTCGCCAGACATCTCCGCGATGCCCTGCGCGTTGTCCGAGACCGGGCCAAAGGTGTCCATCGCGACGATGACGCCGACCGTGGTCAGCAGACCGGTGCCGGCGAGCGCGACCGCGAACAGCGCGATCGTGCCGCCGAGCAGGTAGGCGCCGAACACCGCCGCGCCGATCACCAGCGCGGTGTAGACGGCCGACTCGAAGCCGACCGAGATGCCGGACAGGATGACGGTCGCGGCGCCGGTCCGCGAGGTGTCCCCGACGTTCTTCACCGGCCCGTGCTCGGTGCCGGTGTAGTAGCCGGTCAGCTTCAGGATCACGCCGGCCAGCACGATGCCGATGATCACGGCGACGAACGCGATGAGCGCCGGGTTGCCGTCGATGCCCGCCTGGTCCGCGCCGAACTCGGCGAACGAGCCGGGCAGGTAGACAAACGCGGCGATCGCGCACAGCACCGCGGAAATGGCTGCCGAGATGTAGAACGAGCGGTTGATCGTGACCAGGCCGTTCTCACCGGAACGGGCGCGCGTGATGTAGACGCCGATGACCGCGGTGATGACACCGATGGCGGGCACGATCAGCGGGAACAGCAGGCCGTCGACACCGAACGCGGTGCTGCCGAGGATGAGCGCGGCGACCAGGGTCACCGCGTAGGACTCGAAGAGGTCGGCCGCCATGCCGGCGCAGTCACCCACGTTGTCGCCCACGTTGTCGGCGATGGTGGCCGCGTTGCGCGGGTCGTCCTCCGGGATGTTCTGCTCGACCTTGCCGACCAGGTCCGCGCCCACGTCGGCGGCCTTGGTGAAGATGCCGCCGCCGACACGCATGAACATCGCGATCAGCGCGGCGCCGAAGCCGAAGCCCTCGAGCACCTTCGGCGCCTGGCCGGTGTAGACGAGCACGACGACCGCGGCGCCGAACAGGCCGAGGCCGACGGTGAACATGCCGACCGCGCCGCCGGTGCGGAACGCGGCGCGCATCGCCTTCTCCCGGCCGCCCGGCTCGCGGGAGGCGGCGGCGACCCGCAGGTTGGCCCGCGTCGCCAGCCACATGCCGGTGTAGCCGATGAGGAACGAGAACACCGCGCCGACGAGGAAGAACAGCGAGCGGCCGATGCGCTCGTTCCAGTCCTCCGCCGGGAGCGCGAGGAGCAGCAGGAACACCACTACACCGAAGATCGAGAGGGTGTTGCGCTGCCGCTTCAGATACGCGGCCGCCCCTTCCTGTACGGCCTTGGCGATGTCCTGCATCTTCGTGGTGCCCTGGCCGGCGGCCAGCACCTCCTTGAGCAGGAGCCAGCCGATGACCAGTGCGATCAGGGCGATGACGGCGACGACGGCCGCGATGCCGTAGTCACCTCCGGAAAACTCGAGGCCCTCCGCGAGGGTCTGCCGGGACATCCGTCCTCCTGGAAACGTTCCTGTCGCCAGTGACAGCTCGCCTTCCGAAAGCCGTGCCGACGCTGGCATGGGATCTACACCACAAGTGGTGCCGGTTGCGGGGAGTGTATTGGTAATGGATCCGGCGCGGTCAGGGCGTCCCGCAACGATCACTCTCGGTACATGTGAGCCTGCTCACGGTTCATGATCTTTTCACACGAGACCGGTTCTGTCGTACACGTGTGCGAAGCTGGAAAGCGTGGATGTGGTTGCGGGAACCGAGCGCGCGCGGCGGTTGCTGCACCGGGTCACCGCCGGGATCCGGGAGAACCCGGTGACCCACGTGGCCGACCTGCCCGCCCGCGAGGCGCGGCACACCGAGTGGCCGTCGTGGGCGGACCCGCGGGTGGTGACGGCCCTGCGCTCGAGCGGGGTGGAGCGGCCCTGGGCGCACCAGTCGGAGGCGGCGTCGCTGGCCTTCGGGGGGCGGCACGTCGTGGTGTCGACGGGCACGGCGTCCGGCAAGTCGTTGTGCTACCAGCTGCCGGTGCTGACGAAGCTGGTCGCAGACGACAAGGCGTGCGCGCTGTACCTGTCGCCGACGAAGGCGCTGGGCGCCGACCAGCTGCGTTCGGTGTCCGCTTTGGACGTTCCCGGGGTGCGGGCGGCGTCGTACGACGGTGACACGCCGATGGCGGAGCGCGACTGGGTGCGGGCGCACGCGCGGTGGGTGTTCACGAACCCGGACATGCTGCACCGCGGCATCCTGGCCGCGCACTCGCGGTGGGCGCGGTTGTTCCGCAAGCTCTCCTACGTCGTGATCGACGAGTGCCACAGCTACCGGGGCGTGTTCGGGTCGCACGTCGCGCTGCTGCTGCGGCGGCTGCAGCGGGTGGCACGGCACTACGGTTCGTCGCCGGTGTTCATCCTCGCGTCCGCGACAACGGCGGAGCCGGGCGAGTTCGCGTGCCGTCTGGTGGGCGAGGACTGCGTGCCTGTGGTCGAGGACGCGTCACCGCGCGGGGCGCGGACGGTGGCGTTGTGGGAGCCGCCGCTGGTGGAGGACCACCGGGGTGAGAACGGTGCGCCGGTGCGCCGGTCGGCGGGTGCGGAGGCCGGCCGGATCCTGGCGGAGCTGGTCATCGAGGGTGCGCGGACACTGGCGTTCGTGCGGTCGCGGCGGGGCGCGGAGCTGACGGCGCTCGGCGCCCGGCGGTTGTTGTCCGAAGTGGACAGCGAGTTGCCGTCGCAGGTGGCGGCGTACCGGGCGGGCTTCCTGCCCGAGGAGCGGCGTGCGCTGGAGCGCGCCCTGCTGTCGGGCGAGCTCAAGGGCGTGGCGACGACGAACGCGCTCGAGCTGGGTGTGGACATCGCGGGGCTGGACGCGGTGGTGCTGGCGGGGTATCCG carries:
- a CDS encoding sodium-translocating pyrophosphatase codes for the protein MSRQTLAEGLEFSGGDYGIAAVVAVIALIALVIGWLLLKEVLAAGQGTTKMQDIAKAVQEGAAAYLKRQRNTLSIFGVVVFLLLLALPAEDWNERIGRSLFFLVGAVFSFLIGYTGMWLATRANLRVAAASREPGGREKAMRAAFRTGGAVGMFTVGLGLFGAAVVVLVYTGQAPKVLEGFGFGAALIAMFMRVGGGIFTKAADVGADLVGKVEQNIPEDDPRNAATIADNVGDNVGDCAGMAADLFESYAVTLVAALILGSTAFGVDGLLFPLIVPAIGVITAVIGVYITRARSGENGLVTINRSFYISAAISAVLCAIAAFVYLPGSFAEFGADQAGIDGNPALIAFVAVIIGIVLAGVILKLTGYYTGTEHGPVKNVGDTSRTGAATVILSGISVGFESAVYTALVIGAAVFGAYLLGGTIALFAVALAGTGLLTTVGVIVAMDTFGPVSDNAQGIAEMSGEVDENAAQILTELDAVGNTTKAITKGIAIATAVLAATALFGSYQDSISKALADIGESAAGVKSFVDTIVSPNTLVGVIIGAAVVFLFSGLAVNAVSRAAGAVVYEVRRQFRDIPGIMEGTTRPEYGKVVDIVTRDSLRELATPGLLAVFAPIAVGFGLGTGALAGYLAGAIATGTLMAIFLANSGGAWDNAKKLVEDGHHGGKGSEAHAATVIGDTVGDPFKDTAGPAINPLIKVMNLVSVLIAPAVVQFSIGPDASAGVRIAISLVAVAIIIAAIVVSKRRASVMTETPSEDATPAKTA
- a CDS encoding MerR family transcriptional regulator, giving the protein MDEPLSIVQVSKASGVTSRTLRHYDDIGLLPPAFADTSGRRYYQREQLIRLQQILLLRELGLGLDTIAEVLDGSVSRAEALRLHRKWLLAERDRLDRLADTVARTIEELEGGEHMSAKELFEGFSPHSEKAKWLAEEAVERWGEDAVQSHERSKRWSDEKWDAVKRQGAEAAERLAELLREGVPADDERALDAVAAHRAWLESFWTPDAESYTGLGRLYSDDERFRGVYEAIHPGLAEYLRDAMAAYARARMS